A part of Carassius carassius chromosome 32, fCarCar2.1, whole genome shotgun sequence genomic DNA contains:
- the LOC132112757 gene encoding protein FAM149B1-like isoform X2, giving the protein MISRYSRRPVSHSLEIRGLSRSCLDQHPLPEEADDDTVHPSRLLHDLQEDMSSYSRSEESSASSVRSGCQTLTTDDTAQSWSGIHSYTGTGISTEHSSVFSWGYDEFDKAASRQVQQMFEEIEELLYERKCETQLKGLQEECQEWASRFPHLRILGTQLVCPTDEGFQWYATPAHAPMPSSGGQSNEKTNELYVQGRRAVLCQPTLEVTHPHGMPSSNKGDELPRVIEAEGLIEEYLAFDCRDLDEEWEREYVNRRRRRWLPPVSPYRCRREAVLDLLFDDVWCELIGWIEELVRRHWEGFVSDDEKNTVALSPACPDTQNPFLLLSNVSTVLPPLSQTRTQQLTASLQAQSSKSWGSKHKSRRKSKKQRKSSTTSRVPVGATVAHHNLNDLIMIHGIPLQQRNLGTLDRIAQDSEEKVSHRPGSSVIPTSKPRPRRALEQSTSSLTRHPQSERRRNPPPRTLMPLSSSVAQPITTGSMEEVVRGTRLTTASDRLASPPMPLSRNTLLPPIGTGDTDHTYSGQHSRPVQKQRGSSSRAHSAVTDEGVSLQPRDKLHLLDVFSRPNTTHTFRSDTPYRRSFTGIDSMGQGRPGRASVGVDSLGIGVTGISLGISSSSFIDSFSHHPLGHFPIEHEGEPDAKAPPPVSVPARSHNRGGSTARSSRPGL; this is encoded by the exons ATGATTTCCCGCTACAGCCGCCGGCCTGTATCTCACAGCCTGGAGAT TCGTGGTTTGTCCCGCAGCTGTCTGGACCAGCATCCTCTTCCAGAGGAGGCAGATGATGATACTGTGCATCCTTCCAGACTCCTGCATGATCTACAGGAGGACATGTCCTCATACAGCAG GTCTGAGGAGTCCTCTGCGTCATCCGTCAGATCAGGATGTCAGACACTCACCACAGATGACACAGCTCAGTCTTGGTCTGGTATCCATAGTTACACGGGAACTGGCATCTCTACAGAACACAGCTCTGTCTTCTCGTGGGGCTACGAT GAATTTGATAAAGCGGCCTCCAGGCAGGTCCAGCAGATGTTTGAAGAGATTGAAGAACTGTTGTATGAGAGGAAGTGTGAAACACAGCTCAAAGGCCTGCAGGAAGAGTGTCAAGAGTGGGCTTCGCGATTCCCTCATCTACG GATCCTCGGAACACAGCTGGTGTGTCCCACAGATGAAGGATTCCAGTGGTACGCCACACCAGCTCATGCGCCCATGCCCTCCAGTGGTGGCCAGAGCAATGAGAAAACTAATGA gttgTATGTGCAGGGTCGGAGGGCAGTTTTGTGTCAGCCCACTTTGGAGGTGACCCACCCTCATGGCATGCCCAGTAGTAACAAAGGAGATGAGTTGCCCAGGGTTATCGAGGCCGAGGGGCTGATAGAAGAGTATCTTGCCTTTGATTGCAGGGATCT GGACGAGGAATGGGAACGTGAGTATGTGAACAGAAGGCGGAGACGCTGGCTGCCCCCTGTCTCGCCTTATCGCTGTCGTCGGGAGGCGGTGCTTGATCTGCTGTTTGATGATGTGTGGTGTGAGCTCATTGGCTGGATAGAGGAGCTTGTTCGTAGGCATTGGGAGGGTTTTGTGTCAG ATGATGAGAAGAATACCGTGGCCCTCAGCCCTGCCTGCCCTGATACCCAGAATCCTTTTCTGCTGCTGTCCAATGTCTCAACAGTGCTTCCTCCACTGTCACAGACCAGAACACAACAGCTCACAGCCAGCTTGCAGGCTCAG AGCTCAAAGTCATGGGGTTCAAAGCACAAGTCAAGACGGAAATCCAAAAAGCAGAGAAAGTCATCGACA ACCAGTCGAGTACCTGTAGGCGCAACGGTTGCTCATCACAATCTCAATGACCTCATCATGATACATGGCATTCCACTGCAGCAAAGGAACCTGGGAACACTGGACCGAATAGCTCA GGACTCAGAGGAGAAAGTGTCTCATCGTCCCGGCTCCAGTGTCATTCCTACAAGTAAGCCTCGGCCCCGTCGTGCACTGGAACAAAGCACCTCCTCTTTGACCCGCCACCCTCAGTCTGAACGGCGACGGAACCCACCCCCTCGAACTCTAATGCCATTGTCGTCCAGTGTAGCACAGCCCATCACAACAGGCTCCATGGAAGAGGTGGTTAGAGGCACAAGATT GACGACTGCCAGTGATCGTTTGGCCTCACCTCCAATGCCTCTCAGTAGAAACACACTCCTCCCTCCCATTGGCACAGGAGACACAGACCACACTTACTCTGGACAGCACTCACGGCCTGTGCAG AAGCAAAGAGGTTCGTCGAGTCGTGCGCACAGTGCAGTGACCGACGAGGGTGTCAGTCTGCAGCCCAGAGACAAACTGCACCTGCTGGATGTGTTTTCCAGACCCAACACCACACACACCTTTAGG TCAGACACCCCTTATCGCCGTTCATTCACTGGAATAGACAGCATGGGTCAGGGACGACCTGGCAGAGCATCTGTTGGTGTAG ATTCACTGGGAATTGGTGTGACTGGAATCAGTTTGGGCATCAGCAGCTCCTCCTTCATAGACTCATTTTCCCATCATCCCCTTGGCCACTTCCCCATCGAGCATGAGGGGGAGCCAGATGCAAAAGCTCCACCCCCAG TGTCTGTTCCAGCACGTTCCCACAACAGAGGCGGTTCGACGGCACGCAGTAGCAGACCTGGGCTGTAA
- the LOC132113239 gene encoding large ribosomal subunit protein mL63: MFLTLALLRKGIPGKQWIGKHRRPRVVTWQMKRNVIQRLEQEAENEYWISRPFMTQEQEQGHAAQRREWMWQQIKATRQAKFPEHKYIADQLNHLKITKTWPI; the protein is encoded by the coding sequence ATGTTCTTGACTTTGGCGCTTTTGCGAAAGGGAATCCCAGGAAAGCAGTGGATTGGGAAGCACCGTCGACCACGGGTAGTCACTTGGCAGATGAAACGCAATGTTATTCAACGCCTGGAACAGGAAGCAGAGAATGAATACTGGATCAGCCGGCCATTTATGACGCAGGAACAGGAGCAAGGCCACGCAGCACAGAGGCGTGAGTGGATGTGGCAACAAATCAAAGCTACACGACAAGCCAAGTTTCCTGAACACAAATACATTGCAGACCAACTAAACCACCTGAAAATCACCAAGACCTGGCCCATCTAA
- the LOC132112758 gene encoding protein NDNF-like, translating to MALSWYLCLAMTLFFGPGTGTIHGLAPENEVTLHPTTWLSENRVTPVHLPKGRTRRLYFTLKNKADLLSVTVSPCAVPIEWSLAVRTLKDKPPKKAHWSSKKSMPEVWWRGSGREVRIYTYTGNAVDTYTGPAYAAASIYILRLKSIQQDTQVSAYLHEGPGPSGAFPELPSDPRVHTLGVGMTSVTLNWAPSSSVVVKDGHRPHHEYCVLVNHKHNYRSLCAAREGIRKEIQSVKKRQRRDKQSKEIVWASLKDWWWRQPDALENRESSTTDKFEDPGCVCRDIESVCTVSDLLPDKQYYFDVFVVDRVNGTSVAYTGAFARTHEEARPAVTSLRESQVKWVTLSGDASSLQGDQFRFKPRGWQQNGLLTLQTCNNTSKVKVTVSSKGRTLTSQEVGHQLAQIWLHSAPSYLIQLQALAPGSSSMIPKGDSSKSKFCLKMQASSAYHRRAVPVFPASLQIKSFNKLRTCNSATLAWIGTEERSLYCVYRRQIPLGSKHTSTDRCIDPESRPANERVLCKYFQELNPRRAVTTAVIGELEPGMLYVFDVYLMRRWGLPIKYHSKTVRTRSEC from the exons ATGGCTCTCTCCTGGTATCTCTGCCTGGCCATGACCCTATTTTTTGGTCCCGGCACCGGCACTATCCATGGCCTGGCACCTGAAAATGAAGTGACATTACACCCCACAACATGGCTGAGTGAAAACAGGGTCACACCAGTACATCTGCCTAAAGGACGCACTCGCAG ACTGTATTTCACGCTAAAGAATAAAGCCGATTTGCTGTCCGTTACCGTGAGCCCCTGTGCAGTGCCTATCGAATGGAGCTTGGCTGTTCGGACCCTGAAGGATAAACCGCCTAAGAAAGCACACT GGAGCTCAAAGAAGAGCATGCCAGAGGTTTGGTGGAGAGGTTCTGGAAGAGAGGTTAGGATTTACACCTACACCGGCAATGCTGTTGACACCTACACCGGTCCTGCCTACGCTGCGGCGTCCATCTACATCCTGCGGCTGAAATCAATCCAACAGGACACGCAGGTGTCGGCGTACCTCCACGAAGGTCCTGGTCCCTCGGGGGCTTTCCCGGAGCTGCCGTCGGACCCCAGAGTGCACACGCTTGGGGTAGGCATGACCAGTGTCACCTTAAACTGGGCTCCAAGTTCCTCCGTTGTTGTTAAAGATGGTCACCGGCCACATCACGAGTATTGCGTCTTAGTCAACCACAAACACAACTATAGAAGTCTTTGCGCTGCTCGTGAGGGAATCCGAAAGGAGATACAGAGTGTGAAGAAGAGACAGAGGAGGGACAAACAAAGCAAGGAGATTGTGTGGGCATCACTTAAAGACTGGTGGTGGCGGCAGCCGGATGCCCTCGAGAATCGTGAATCTTCCACGACTGACAAGTTTGAGGACCCTGGATGTGTGTGCAGGGACATCGAAAGCGTGTGCACGGTTTCAGACCTGCTTCCGGATAAGCAGTACTATTTTGACGTCTTCGTAGTGGACAGGGTTAACGGCACGAGTGTGGCTTACACTGGCGCTTTCGCCCGCACGCACGAGGAGGCTCGTCCTGCTGTCACATCCTTACGGGAAAGCCAGGTCAAATGGGTCACCCTGAGCGGGGACGCAAGCAGTCTCCAGGGGGATCAGTTCCGATTTAAACCCCGTGGGTGGCAGCAAAATGGCCTCCTTACCTTGCAGACCTGCAACAACACTAGTAAAGTCAAGGTCACCGTCTCCAGTAAAGGAAGGACTTTGACGTCTCAAGAGGTGGGACATCAGCTTGCTCAGATATGGTTGCACAGTGCCCCATCATACCTCATCCAGCTCCAGGCCTTGGCTCCAGGTTCCTCATCGATGATCCCTAAAGGTGATTCCAGCAAGTCCAAGTTCTGTCTCAAAATGCAAGCGTCATCAGCGTACCACCGCCGAGCCGTGCCCGTATTTCCCGCCTCACTACAGATTAAGTCTTTCAACAAGTTGAGGACATGCAACTCTGCCACTCTGGCCTGGATTGGGACCGAAGAGCGGAGTCTCTATTGCGTTTATCGGAGGCAGATCCCACTTGGCAGCAAGCACACCTCAACGGATCGTTGCATCGACCCAGAATCCCGTCCTGCAAACGAGAGAGTCCTCTGTAAGTATTTCCAGGAGTTGAACCCACGTCGGGCGGTCACGACAGCGGTGATCGGTGAACTGGAACCAGGGATGCTATATGTGTTCGACGTTTATCTTATGAGACGCTGGGGACTTCCAATTAAGTACCACAGCAAGACTGTGAGAACCAGAAGTGAATGCTGA
- the LOC132112757 gene encoding protein FAM149B1-like isoform X3: MISRYSRRPVSHSLEIRGLSRSCLDQHPLPEEADDDTVHPSRLLHDLQEDMSSYSRSEESSASSVRSGCQTLTTDDTAQSWSGIHSYTGTGISTEHSSVFSWGYDEFDKAASRQVQQMFEEIEELLYERKCETQLKGLQEECQEWASRFPHLRILGTQLVCPTDEGFQWYATPAHAPMPSSGGQSNEKTNELYVQGRRAVLCQPTLEVTHPHGMPSSNKGDELPRVIEAEGLIEEYLAFDCRDLDEEWEREYVNRRRRRWLPPVSPYRCRREAVLDLLFDDVWCELIGWIEELVRRHWEGFVSDDEKNTVALSPACPDTQNPFLLLSNVSTVLPPLSQTRTQQLTASLQAQSSKSWGSKHKSRRKSKKQRKSSTTSRVPVGATVAHHNLNDLIMIHGIPLQQRNLGTLDRIAQDSEEKVSHRPGSSVIPTSKPRPRRALEQSTSSLTRHPQSERRRNPPPRTLMPLSSSVAQPITTGSMEEVVRGTRLTTASDRLASPPMPLSRNTLLPPIGTGDTDHTYSGQHSRPVQKQRGSSSRAHSAVTDEGVSLQPRDKLHLLDVFSRPNTTHTFRSDTPYRRSFTGIDSMGQGRPGRASVGVDSLGIGVTGISLGISSSSFIDSFSHHPLGHFPIEHEGEPDAKAPPPGKQPGDLEMDKRRIFCPQRPLSSTTAVLHLLIKSVSLKQLLRFFIKASEGM; encoded by the exons ATGATTTCCCGCTACAGCCGCCGGCCTGTATCTCACAGCCTGGAGAT TCGTGGTTTGTCCCGCAGCTGTCTGGACCAGCATCCTCTTCCAGAGGAGGCAGATGATGATACTGTGCATCCTTCCAGACTCCTGCATGATCTACAGGAGGACATGTCCTCATACAGCAG GTCTGAGGAGTCCTCTGCGTCATCCGTCAGATCAGGATGTCAGACACTCACCACAGATGACACAGCTCAGTCTTGGTCTGGTATCCATAGTTACACGGGAACTGGCATCTCTACAGAACACAGCTCTGTCTTCTCGTGGGGCTACGAT GAATTTGATAAAGCGGCCTCCAGGCAGGTCCAGCAGATGTTTGAAGAGATTGAAGAACTGTTGTATGAGAGGAAGTGTGAAACACAGCTCAAAGGCCTGCAGGAAGAGTGTCAAGAGTGGGCTTCGCGATTCCCTCATCTACG GATCCTCGGAACACAGCTGGTGTGTCCCACAGATGAAGGATTCCAGTGGTACGCCACACCAGCTCATGCGCCCATGCCCTCCAGTGGTGGCCAGAGCAATGAGAAAACTAATGA gttgTATGTGCAGGGTCGGAGGGCAGTTTTGTGTCAGCCCACTTTGGAGGTGACCCACCCTCATGGCATGCCCAGTAGTAACAAAGGAGATGAGTTGCCCAGGGTTATCGAGGCCGAGGGGCTGATAGAAGAGTATCTTGCCTTTGATTGCAGGGATCT GGACGAGGAATGGGAACGTGAGTATGTGAACAGAAGGCGGAGACGCTGGCTGCCCCCTGTCTCGCCTTATCGCTGTCGTCGGGAGGCGGTGCTTGATCTGCTGTTTGATGATGTGTGGTGTGAGCTCATTGGCTGGATAGAGGAGCTTGTTCGTAGGCATTGGGAGGGTTTTGTGTCAG ATGATGAGAAGAATACCGTGGCCCTCAGCCCTGCCTGCCCTGATACCCAGAATCCTTTTCTGCTGCTGTCCAATGTCTCAACAGTGCTTCCTCCACTGTCACAGACCAGAACACAACAGCTCACAGCCAGCTTGCAGGCTCAG AGCTCAAAGTCATGGGGTTCAAAGCACAAGTCAAGACGGAAATCCAAAAAGCAGAGAAAGTCATCGACA ACCAGTCGAGTACCTGTAGGCGCAACGGTTGCTCATCACAATCTCAATGACCTCATCATGATACATGGCATTCCACTGCAGCAAAGGAACCTGGGAACACTGGACCGAATAGCTCA GGACTCAGAGGAGAAAGTGTCTCATCGTCCCGGCTCCAGTGTCATTCCTACAAGTAAGCCTCGGCCCCGTCGTGCACTGGAACAAAGCACCTCCTCTTTGACCCGCCACCCTCAGTCTGAACGGCGACGGAACCCACCCCCTCGAACTCTAATGCCATTGTCGTCCAGTGTAGCACAGCCCATCACAACAGGCTCCATGGAAGAGGTGGTTAGAGGCACAAGATT GACGACTGCCAGTGATCGTTTGGCCTCACCTCCAATGCCTCTCAGTAGAAACACACTCCTCCCTCCCATTGGCACAGGAGACACAGACCACACTTACTCTGGACAGCACTCACGGCCTGTGCAG AAGCAAAGAGGTTCGTCGAGTCGTGCGCACAGTGCAGTGACCGACGAGGGTGTCAGTCTGCAGCCCAGAGACAAACTGCACCTGCTGGATGTGTTTTCCAGACCCAACACCACACACACCTTTAGG TCAGACACCCCTTATCGCCGTTCATTCACTGGAATAGACAGCATGGGTCAGGGACGACCTGGCAGAGCATCTGTTGGTGTAG ATTCACTGGGAATTGGTGTGACTGGAATCAGTTTGGGCATCAGCAGCTCCTCCTTCATAGACTCATTTTCCCATCATCCCCTTGGCCACTTCCCCATCGAGCATGAGGGGGAGCCAGATGCAAAAGCTCCACCCCCAG GGAAACAGCCTGGAGATTTGGAGATGGATAAGAGGAGAATCTTCTGTCCACAGAGGcccttaagcagcacaacagcagTTTTACACCTGCTAATTAAATCAGTGAGCCTCAAGCAACTGCTTCGCTTCTTCATTAAAGCCTCTGAAGGGATGTAA
- the LOC132112757 gene encoding protein FAM149B1-like isoform X1 produces the protein MISRYSRRPVSHSLEIRGLSRSCLDQHPLPEEADDDTVHPSRLLHDLQEDMSSYSRSEESSASSVRSGCQTLTTDDTAQSWSGIHSYTGTGISTEHSSVFSWGYDEFDKAASRQVQQMFEEIEELLYERKCETQLKGLQEECQEWASRFPHLRILGTQLVCPTDEGFQWYATPAHAPMPSSGGQSNEKTNELYVQGRRAVLCQPTLEVTHPHGMPSSNKGDELPRVIEAEGLIEEYLAFDCRDLDEEWEREYVNRRRRRWLPPVSPYRCRREAVLDLLFDDVWCELIGWIEELVRRHWEGFVSDDEKNTVALSPACPDTQNPFLLLSNVSTVLPPLSQTRTQQLTASLQAQTSRVPVGATVAHHNLNDLIMIHGIPLQQRNLGTLDRIAQDSEEKVSHRPGSSVIPTSKPRPRRALEQSTSSLTRHPQSERRRNPPPRTLMPLSSSVAQPITTGSMEEVVRGTRLTTASDRLASPPMPLSRNTLLPPIGTGDTDHTYSGQHSRPVQKQRGSSSRAHSAVTDEGVSLQPRDKLHLLDVFSRPNTTHTFRSDTPYRRSFTGIDSMGQGRPGRASVGVDSLGIGVTGISLGISSSSFIDSFSHHPLGHFPIEHEGEPDAKAPPPGKQPGDLEMDKRRIFCPQRPLSSTTAVLHLLIKSVSLKQLLRFFIKASEGM, from the exons ATGATTTCCCGCTACAGCCGCCGGCCTGTATCTCACAGCCTGGAGAT TCGTGGTTTGTCCCGCAGCTGTCTGGACCAGCATCCTCTTCCAGAGGAGGCAGATGATGATACTGTGCATCCTTCCAGACTCCTGCATGATCTACAGGAGGACATGTCCTCATACAGCAG GTCTGAGGAGTCCTCTGCGTCATCCGTCAGATCAGGATGTCAGACACTCACCACAGATGACACAGCTCAGTCTTGGTCTGGTATCCATAGTTACACGGGAACTGGCATCTCTACAGAACACAGCTCTGTCTTCTCGTGGGGCTACGAT GAATTTGATAAAGCGGCCTCCAGGCAGGTCCAGCAGATGTTTGAAGAGATTGAAGAACTGTTGTATGAGAGGAAGTGTGAAACACAGCTCAAAGGCCTGCAGGAAGAGTGTCAAGAGTGGGCTTCGCGATTCCCTCATCTACG GATCCTCGGAACACAGCTGGTGTGTCCCACAGATGAAGGATTCCAGTGGTACGCCACACCAGCTCATGCGCCCATGCCCTCCAGTGGTGGCCAGAGCAATGAGAAAACTAATGA gttgTATGTGCAGGGTCGGAGGGCAGTTTTGTGTCAGCCCACTTTGGAGGTGACCCACCCTCATGGCATGCCCAGTAGTAACAAAGGAGATGAGTTGCCCAGGGTTATCGAGGCCGAGGGGCTGATAGAAGAGTATCTTGCCTTTGATTGCAGGGATCT GGACGAGGAATGGGAACGTGAGTATGTGAACAGAAGGCGGAGACGCTGGCTGCCCCCTGTCTCGCCTTATCGCTGTCGTCGGGAGGCGGTGCTTGATCTGCTGTTTGATGATGTGTGGTGTGAGCTCATTGGCTGGATAGAGGAGCTTGTTCGTAGGCATTGGGAGGGTTTTGTGTCAG ATGATGAGAAGAATACCGTGGCCCTCAGCCCTGCCTGCCCTGATACCCAGAATCCTTTTCTGCTGCTGTCCAATGTCTCAACAGTGCTTCCTCCACTGTCACAGACCAGAACACAACAGCTCACAGCCAGCTTGCAGGCTCAG ACCAGTCGAGTACCTGTAGGCGCAACGGTTGCTCATCACAATCTCAATGACCTCATCATGATACATGGCATTCCACTGCAGCAAAGGAACCTGGGAACACTGGACCGAATAGCTCA GGACTCAGAGGAGAAAGTGTCTCATCGTCCCGGCTCCAGTGTCATTCCTACAAGTAAGCCTCGGCCCCGTCGTGCACTGGAACAAAGCACCTCCTCTTTGACCCGCCACCCTCAGTCTGAACGGCGACGGAACCCACCCCCTCGAACTCTAATGCCATTGTCGTCCAGTGTAGCACAGCCCATCACAACAGGCTCCATGGAAGAGGTGGTTAGAGGCACAAGATT GACGACTGCCAGTGATCGTTTGGCCTCACCTCCAATGCCTCTCAGTAGAAACACACTCCTCCCTCCCATTGGCACAGGAGACACAGACCACACTTACTCTGGACAGCACTCACGGCCTGTGCAG AAGCAAAGAGGTTCGTCGAGTCGTGCGCACAGTGCAGTGACCGACGAGGGTGTCAGTCTGCAGCCCAGAGACAAACTGCACCTGCTGGATGTGTTTTCCAGACCCAACACCACACACACCTTTAGG TCAGACACCCCTTATCGCCGTTCATTCACTGGAATAGACAGCATGGGTCAGGGACGACCTGGCAGAGCATCTGTTGGTGTAG ATTCACTGGGAATTGGTGTGACTGGAATCAGTTTGGGCATCAGCAGCTCCTCCTTCATAGACTCATTTTCCCATCATCCCCTTGGCCACTTCCCCATCGAGCATGAGGGGGAGCCAGATGCAAAAGCTCCACCCCCAG GGAAACAGCCTGGAGATTTGGAGATGGATAAGAGGAGAATCTTCTGTCCACAGAGGcccttaagcagcacaacagcagTTTTACACCTGCTAATTAAATCAGTGAGCCTCAAGCAACTGCTTCGCTTCTTCATTAAAGCCTCTGAAGGGATGTAA
- the LOC132112757 gene encoding protein FAM149B1-like isoform X4 produces MISRYSRRPVSHSLEIRGLSRSCLDQHPLPEEADDDTVHPSRLLHDLQEDMSSYSRSEESSASSVRSGCQTLTTDDTAQSWSGIHSYTGTGISTEHSSVFSWGYDEFDKAASRQVQQMFEEIEELLYERKCETQLKGLQEECQEWASRFPHLRILGTQLVCPTDEGFQWYATPAHAPMPSSGGQSNEKTNELYVQGRRAVLCQPTLEVTHPHGMPSSNKGDELPRVIEAEGLIEEYLAFDCRDLDEEWEREYVNRRRRRWLPPVSPYRCRREAVLDLLFDDVWCELIGWIEELVRRHWEGFVSDDEKNTVALSPACPDTQNPFLLLSNVSTVLPPLSQTRTQQLTASLQAQTSRVPVGATVAHHNLNDLIMIHGIPLQQRNLGTLDRIAQDSEEKVSHRPGSSVIPTSKPRPRRALEQSTSSLTRHPQSERRRNPPPRTLMPLSSSVAQPITTGSMEEVVRGTRLTTASDRLASPPMPLSRNTLLPPIGTGDTDHTYSGQHSRPVQKQRGSSSRAHSAVTDEGVSLQPRDKLHLLDVFSRPNTTHTFRSDTPYRRSFTGIDSMGQGRPGRASVGVDSLGIGVTGISLGISSSSFIDSFSHHPLGHFPIEHEGEPDAKAPPPVSVPARSHNRGGSTARSSRPGL; encoded by the exons ATGATTTCCCGCTACAGCCGCCGGCCTGTATCTCACAGCCTGGAGAT TCGTGGTTTGTCCCGCAGCTGTCTGGACCAGCATCCTCTTCCAGAGGAGGCAGATGATGATACTGTGCATCCTTCCAGACTCCTGCATGATCTACAGGAGGACATGTCCTCATACAGCAG GTCTGAGGAGTCCTCTGCGTCATCCGTCAGATCAGGATGTCAGACACTCACCACAGATGACACAGCTCAGTCTTGGTCTGGTATCCATAGTTACACGGGAACTGGCATCTCTACAGAACACAGCTCTGTCTTCTCGTGGGGCTACGAT GAATTTGATAAAGCGGCCTCCAGGCAGGTCCAGCAGATGTTTGAAGAGATTGAAGAACTGTTGTATGAGAGGAAGTGTGAAACACAGCTCAAAGGCCTGCAGGAAGAGTGTCAAGAGTGGGCTTCGCGATTCCCTCATCTACG GATCCTCGGAACACAGCTGGTGTGTCCCACAGATGAAGGATTCCAGTGGTACGCCACACCAGCTCATGCGCCCATGCCCTCCAGTGGTGGCCAGAGCAATGAGAAAACTAATGA gttgTATGTGCAGGGTCGGAGGGCAGTTTTGTGTCAGCCCACTTTGGAGGTGACCCACCCTCATGGCATGCCCAGTAGTAACAAAGGAGATGAGTTGCCCAGGGTTATCGAGGCCGAGGGGCTGATAGAAGAGTATCTTGCCTTTGATTGCAGGGATCT GGACGAGGAATGGGAACGTGAGTATGTGAACAGAAGGCGGAGACGCTGGCTGCCCCCTGTCTCGCCTTATCGCTGTCGTCGGGAGGCGGTGCTTGATCTGCTGTTTGATGATGTGTGGTGTGAGCTCATTGGCTGGATAGAGGAGCTTGTTCGTAGGCATTGGGAGGGTTTTGTGTCAG ATGATGAGAAGAATACCGTGGCCCTCAGCCCTGCCTGCCCTGATACCCAGAATCCTTTTCTGCTGCTGTCCAATGTCTCAACAGTGCTTCCTCCACTGTCACAGACCAGAACACAACAGCTCACAGCCAGCTTGCAGGCTCAG ACCAGTCGAGTACCTGTAGGCGCAACGGTTGCTCATCACAATCTCAATGACCTCATCATGATACATGGCATTCCACTGCAGCAAAGGAACCTGGGAACACTGGACCGAATAGCTCA GGACTCAGAGGAGAAAGTGTCTCATCGTCCCGGCTCCAGTGTCATTCCTACAAGTAAGCCTCGGCCCCGTCGTGCACTGGAACAAAGCACCTCCTCTTTGACCCGCCACCCTCAGTCTGAACGGCGACGGAACCCACCCCCTCGAACTCTAATGCCATTGTCGTCCAGTGTAGCACAGCCCATCACAACAGGCTCCATGGAAGAGGTGGTTAGAGGCACAAGATT GACGACTGCCAGTGATCGTTTGGCCTCACCTCCAATGCCTCTCAGTAGAAACACACTCCTCCCTCCCATTGGCACAGGAGACACAGACCACACTTACTCTGGACAGCACTCACGGCCTGTGCAG AAGCAAAGAGGTTCGTCGAGTCGTGCGCACAGTGCAGTGACCGACGAGGGTGTCAGTCTGCAGCCCAGAGACAAACTGCACCTGCTGGATGTGTTTTCCAGACCCAACACCACACACACCTTTAGG TCAGACACCCCTTATCGCCGTTCATTCACTGGAATAGACAGCATGGGTCAGGGACGACCTGGCAGAGCATCTGTTGGTGTAG ATTCACTGGGAATTGGTGTGACTGGAATCAGTTTGGGCATCAGCAGCTCCTCCTTCATAGACTCATTTTCCCATCATCCCCTTGGCCACTTCCCCATCGAGCATGAGGGGGAGCCAGATGCAAAAGCTCCACCCCCAG TGTCTGTTCCAGCACGTTCCCACAACAGAGGCGGTTCGACGGCACGCAGTAGCAGACCTGGGCTGTAA